From the genome of Gallus gallus isolate bGalGal1 chromosome 4, bGalGal1.mat.broiler.GRCg7b, whole genome shotgun sequence:
CCCATCACGCCAGCAGAAGAGCCAGCGACGCTTCCTGCACGAAAGTGGAAACGAGTGTCAAAAAAGGCAAGGCCATCTACAAGAAAAGCCCCGCCAGGCAGGATGGAAGACAGGCACAGAGCCACGTGAAGAGGGAAGAGCTCACGGTCCACCCAGGTGCTGAAGCAGCCCGTTCTCCTGGCAGGACCACCCCAGTGCTCGGCACCAACTCACCCGACTGGCTGCGCGTCCGACTGCTCAGCACCACTGGGATGAAGTCCCGGAAGTTGTTCTTGGGCTTCTTCTCAAGGTAACCTGTGGGGAAAACCACCCCTTGAGAAGGCACGTCACAGATCCCTGCTCACACGCCTGCTGGCCTGGGGAGGGCAGTCCGCCGTCCCATTTGAGCTCTGTTTGGATCCCAGTTTGCAGTGGGAAGCCACCAGCTCCAGAGGCCATCGAGCTTCAGGACAACAACAGCTCGGCCCCGCACTGTCAGCACGACCCAAACTGCCATGGCCCGACCCCGTGAGAACACAGTGCCTTTGACAGCAGTACCTTCCTCGTGGCTGTCCCCGCGGTGCTCAGGAGAAGGGAACTCTGTCTTCGTTGGCCTCCTGCGCTTACGCTTTACCCTGAGGCTGTTGTGGTCACTCACTGATCCCAGGCCGCTCCGGCCCTCTCGCTTGCTGAGCTCGTGCAGATTGTCATGGTGTTTTCGCCACTGTGAATGGAGGACACAGACTGAAGCTTGAGCTTCCGACTAATGATGCTGGAGGAGCAAAGGAGAAGGGACAAAAGACCGTCCCCCACTCGTAATGCTGGTGCCCTCCAGCATTTTTGACACCCCAGACCCATTATGCTCTGTCGCCTACAGATCCAGACGTTTCACACATTAACCCACTGCAAGACAACGCCAAAGAGCACGGGTAGAAAGCCCTGTGCACTCAGCTGCCCTGGCCCAGCAGAGCTCCCGCCTCACCCCCAGCCTCACAAccgtgaccccacagccccagctccagccAACCTCACCCACCTTCCAGCCATGCACACTCTGGCTCCCTGATTTGCTCGGGGGCTCCTCGCCGTCCTGCGCTTTGCACTTCAGTCTCTTTTGCACCTGTCTGGCATCGCCGTCGTGCTGCCGCTTGGACTTGCAGCGTGTGCCACTCTCCTGCTTGACCTGGCCCGCTGCTGTGAGCTTGGCCTCTGCCAAGGCctggggagcagccccagctcgcAAGCAAGTCACCGAAGGCAACGACACATCGCTCTCCACGCGCTCCTTCTTCACCCTGCATAGATCCACCTGACGCGTGCACTGGAGGGgctctgcagctggaggctgctgggagcctTCACAGCCTGGCTCCTTGTGCTGATTCTCTACGGGCGCTGCGGGCACCTCCGGAACCACCCGCAGGGCCTGCTGCCCAACCACGGGCACGTCGTGTGACAGGTATGCAGCTAACACTTGGTTTTTAGGCTTTGCATCCAACTGCTtgaggctgcagctcccctgGGGAGCCTCAGCCTGTACAACGTCCTCCTTACTGGAGTCAGCCTCCGGTCCCTCACGCTCTTGACTCTTCGGAGGGTTGTCCAGcttcccctttcctccttttgcaTCCAAAGTGCTGGTTTGAGGAGACGGACCTGCATTCAAGGGGACGGCACTGTCCTGCTCCTCAGCGGGTTTGGGCGGGGGCCGGCAGCCCTTGTTGCTCTTGGATGCAGCTTCGCACTCCGCAGGCGGGAGCCTGGGCAGCCCCTCGGGCAGGCTCTGGGCCGCCGCGTTGGGCTCCGTGGGCTGCACGCTCAGGAACGCGGGGAGCTCACCTGTGCCAGCGGGCTTGCAGGAGCtgttggggtttgggggcagCTGCCCCGTGGTGGAGATGCCAATCGAAAGCAGAGGGGTCTGATGATAAGGAGACCAGCCCAGAGGCAAAAGCTGAGGATTGGAAGGTTTGCCATTCACAGGGCATCGTGGGTACACGCTCCCCTGGGCAGGATTCCAGGCGGAGATGTCCTTGGATTGACACAAAGGAGCTCCCGGAGCAACTTTGCCATGAAGCAGTCTCTTGGCAGGATCCTGCTGTCTCTCTGTGCCCACCTGGTTGGCTTTCTTCCCGCAGGGAACCCCAGCGCTTCGGGGCTCTCCCTGATCGATGATGGAAATCGGCTCCTGCTTGGGAAGGTGGTGGGGGTCCCTGCTGAAGCTCACGCAGGGGTCCTTGCTGAGCAGCAGCGAGGCGGGCACGGGGTTGGCAACGCCGACGTAGGTGCCTGGAATGGTGCTGATGAGAGTGGTGTTCTTCACCCAGGAGCCCTGCTCTCTGTTCCGCAGGAACTCGGGGAAGATGACGAAGGGCGCGGCGGTGCTGAGACACGAGGTGACGCTGCTGCCCGTGCTCTGGGCCGCACGCTGGGACTTGGACAGGACCGTGGTGAGAAGTGCTTTGCCGCTGGTGTGCACAGGCGTGAGGATGGGCATCGGAGGGGTTTTGCGTTGGCTGGGTGGAGGCAGCTTCTGGCGATTGGACTTGGAGGAGAGATCGAGAGGCATCTCGCTGCACTCTGGGGAGGAGACCATCTCACGCTCCAGCTGCGGAGGGGACTTCAGAGGTGACAGCGAAGTCGCGGCCCCTGGTGCGTGTGGCTCCGGAGCTGCCGGTGCTCTGGCTTGTGTGCCAGTGCCAGAAGAGGGAGCAGCGCTTCCACACGGTGCTGCCGGCAGAGGCTGGCTGGACGAGGGGGCAGGGCCAGCTGTGGACGAGGGAGCGCCATCGGCAGCGGCCTGGGCACCGCTTCCGCCTGAAGGCGAAGAGCAGCTAAGCTGATTCACCTCCACCGACACCACTTTGGCATCTGAAGCCAAGGGTCTGGCGACAGAGAAGGTGTAGGGGTAGGAACGCAGCTCCGGGGAAGCAATAATGCCTGGCACGCAACGCTCGGGTAGGTAGGAAGGCAGGACGGGAAGGGTGAGCGTGGAGGAGACCCCCAAAGTGCTTGGAAGCGTGGCCACGGTGAGCGGCTGCCCGCAGCTGGGCGGTGGGATGTACACTAGCGACTGGCTCGGGCTCAGGACCGTCCCAGGCTGAAAGGACAGGGGCACTTTGTGCATAGCAGGGGCCTGAGACGTGGGAAAGCACACTCGACTCAAAGTAAAAGTTGCAGGGGTGGAGGCtgaggtgctgcagctggaggcgACCACGGATAACGTCccttctgccagcactgctggccctTGCGCTCCAGTGCTCGGGGCggttttctccttcccagcaggCTCATTCTCTGGAGCTGCGGAGCAGGTGGAAGGAACGTCAGCCTGCTTGTCGCTGGGAGGATCTGCAGGCATCCCGGCaacatcagcactgctgctctcctgctcagcAGCTTGGGGGGCTGCAGGCTCCTGCCCTCTGCCATCCCCCTGGCTCGCCAGAGGGCCCTGGACATCATCTTTCACAGTCTTTCCCACACACTCTGGGTTTGGGTTAGGATCAGGTGGCTGCTCTTCCAGTTTGGGTCCAATCTTTTCCTCCACCTTGCCACTTGCatcctgggcactgctgccaccGCTGCTGACCGCTGTGAGCTCCACCTGCaatgagaaagggagaaaacaatGCTGAAAAGTTGTGGAAGCAGCTCCTAGCAAAGCAGCCAGGACCTCCTCTCCAGCCCTGCCCCGAGGAGGCAGAGGCCACGCAGGCAGACGTTCCTTCCAACGTGGAGAGCTGTTTGCCCCTTGTGCACGTTGGTGCATCCCTCTCGAGAGGAGGTCTGCAGGACCCATGAGGGCAGGTGCTCTTGCTTGACCTGTTCCATCAGAGAAAGGCCTTCCCAGAGGACCCGGATGGGCACCAATGGAGCTCACCTTGGAAAGGCTGCTGCTGACGCAAAACTCTTGAGATCCCAaatgctgggagctgctggtttTAGACTCCTCATCAGAAAGTGGGGCTCTCCTAAGGAGGGAATGAGACATAGCGTTACAAAACCCCAGGTTGCTCTCCCAGCACCCTAaccttccccatccccacacgGGACAGCAGAACAGCTGACAAGCAGAAGCATGCTCCAGGCAGCCGTGAGCTCGCTGCACCTTACACCTCCCACAACAGCAGCGGGTGCTGCTGTGGAGCCGAGGAGCACTGCTGTCCATCACCATCCTCGCCCTCCCAGAGGGCTCCATTCACCTGCTCCTGTCCCTTCCATCTCCCCTTCTGTTCCACCACACACTTCCAGCCCTGTCCTCCTCGGAGGACACACATCCTGTCCCGTTCCTCTGCCTCCCAGCCACGTTCCTGCcgtcccagcccagcagctgcgTCTGCGAGCTGCACAGCCGGTCCCGCAGCCACCCATCCTGCTGGCCAGAGTATGTGAGCCTTTGCATGACGCCTCCTGAGCGCAGTGTGAACTCAAACAAGGACCCACAGAAATGGGACGCACCGAGCACGCAGCTGTCCTTACGATCCGACAGAGGACCAGGCAGCGCTCACATGCTCCCTATTGATGTATTTACAGCAACTTCCAGCCTTGTTCTGACCAAGCCCTGTTACAGACAAGCGCTGCCACCGGGATCACAGAGCTCGATCTCAGCTTTTGCCGACgtcagaattgcaggggttggaagggacctcgagagccccagcactgcttctgcttttgcCCTCCTACACCACAGGCTTCCACAACAACCAGACGACGGCTGCCAGCCCCATCCCCGGGCCCCACATCTCACTGCGGGCGCCAGGAGCGGCTCCGGGCCGCCTCACACGCGCAGCACGGACAGCGGCACGGGGCCGGTGCCCTATCCCAAAGCCTCGGGGAGCCGCCCGGCCTCCCCACGCGCAGCCCGGGCACTGCCGTCCCCTCGCCTTCCCCGCTCGGCCGGGCCACAAAAGGCTCCGGAGGGCCGTTATTAATAAGGGCAGGGGGGCGATCGCGTTCCCGCAGCGCGCCGCAGACGACGGCCGAGCAGcgcccggggccgcccgccgcGGGGACGGCCGAGCCGCGCGCTCCGCGGGCCGAGCCAGGCCGGGGCCGGGCCCAGCGCAGCGCCGAGGCCGAGCTCCACCCCGgcgggcggcgggagcggcggcAGGGGGCGCCCGAGGGCAGGCGGCGAGCGGAGCCCGGGCAGCGGgcggccgccccgcccggcccggccccggggccCCGCAGGCCCAGGCCTCGAgccggcggggcgggccgcGTCCCCGAGCCTCGCCGCGGGCCGCGCCGGGTGCCCCGGAGCCCGAAGCGCGGAAGGTGCCGCTGCCGCGCGGCCTCCATCCCGAGGGCCGGCCGGGCCGCGTGCCCGGGGCCGGCCGGTCGGGTGAGGGCCGGCTCGAGAGGCGGCGGTGCCCCGGCGCGCGGGGCGGCCCAGAGAGCGGCACCGCGGCCGCTCtgccctccccgccgcccgcctcgCGCGAGGCCGAGGGTCGGGACAAAGCGCTGCCGCAGCCGGGGCCGCCTGCCGCGATGCTTCGGGCTGCCGGGTGCTCCTTGCGAGCAGGGGCAGCCCCGAGCGGCgcagggaaggcagagggcAACGCCATCCGCCGGCTCTTATCTGAGGGCTGCACAGCGGGGCTGAGGCACGGAGATGATCTCTGTCTGCATTTCTGCCCCGCAAGAGAGCCTGAACTCTCCCCTATCCCGCCGCCCTGACCACCCGCTGCAGGGTTTGCTGCCAAAAGCCTCCGCTCCGGCAGCAGGGAGGGCGCACACGCTGCCTGCAAGCACCCAAAACCTGCCTGGCTCTATCCAACATGTGTAGCCTCGAGGAAGCTGCCAACCCACTGGTTGTGAGAACGAGACCCCGAGGGGTGGAAATGAAAGGCGATGGCAAGCCATGGGACAGGCCAGGAACCGGCCTCGATCAGTTCTGCCTCCCAGCCACTAATCCTCCCTAATCTCCTATTTGGTTGGTGGCATGTCACAACTCTCCCACCTAATCGTTCGGTCCGCACTAACCCTCCTGGCTCACCAAAAGCTCTTCGTAGCAGCTTGGCTCACAGTGGGTCAAGCTCTTTTCCTCCCCTGGCACTTAACAGCACAAGTGACGATGCCAACACCGCGTGCACGACGCACTCATGTAAGTGCACGCGGTTGGTGAACGCTCTGGAGAGCAAACGGTCCTCAGCCTGATTAAAATCAGCCACGCCAGCACCATTTCCATTCCTGCAGCCTCTCCGCATCCCTCGATCACTTCCTGCCCCTCCTGGGCCCACCGAGCCTCCCACGCACCTCACCTCTCCTCGTTGAGGCCACACATGCGAATCCGCTCTGTGCTGGTCCAGTTGTGCACCCCGCTATAGAGAGGTGCCGTAGAGATCATGACAGCTGCTCGTCACCAAGCCGGGACCTGCTGGGGCTCGAGGGGCCACTCtgcctgcaggaaaaaaagcataaaacagAGAATTGGTGACTCTTGCAGGGCGCTGGCATCCACACTTATCCCCAGCTCCATCGCCAGGCAGAGCGAGCACGATGCCCGAGATGCTCCATGTCTGTCTGGAAGAAGGGCTGGAGGGAATAAGCAGCGCATCGGGATAGGATCTGCTCATCCTCACACCAACCAGCTTGGTTGCCAAAGCCTCAGGCTACCTCGAGAGCTTCACACAGGCACAGGTGAGGCCGTGCTGCCCAGAGATgggggtgccccatccccgAGGTGCCCGAGGCCACGGGTGGGTCCTGGGCTGGAGGAGGCACCCAGCCCACGGCACAGGGGTTGGGACTGCGTGGgcattaaggtcccttccaacccagccgttctgtgatcctatgatctCCACGCGCATGCATCACTTTTGCAAGacgccccccccgccccccccccgctttcccccccaccccagagGTCTCCAGCGCAGAGCGGTGAGCCCGGACAGAGCCGCAGCCAAGCGGACGGCTGTTAGAACGCTGACCCCTCCCCGAGGCTTCGCGTTACGTTGATAAAGCAGGACGTGCCGGGCTCAGCGGGGAAAACCTCAAACGGGGAAGAAGGCGGGGGGGATGCGGGAGGAGGGGGCGGAGGATTGCCAACTGTGCCACCAACGTGTCATCGAGCGGGCGTCCCCTCAGCGCGCTGCGGAGGGGATGGTGGTGTTCGGCGGTGTTACGGGTAGAAAACAGGAGGAAATCCAGAGACTTGCGAGCATCCGAGACGCACCGTCGGCGGGGTGGAGCTTTCGGGGGAGGATGTTACAGCCAATCGTGCGGCGCTGGGTGCTCGAGCATTAAGgcagctttgctgctggagTCGCGTCAGGGAAAACgcgaggaaggagggaggagaggatcCCTGCGCTAACCGGCGGGCGAGGTGGAAGCGAGGAGGGAGGACGGACCGCGAAGGGCAGAGATGCTGTCCAAGAGGCTCTCGATACAAAGACATTCTGAACACACGGAGGGAAAGCTGGCAGAGGCACCGGGCGTCCTCAGTGCAGCGGTGAGAGCAGGGAGAGGCTAAAAGCAGCACGTCACCCCCAGCCTTGCTCCGTTGTCTTTGCCCTGACAAACTCCCGGGGACACGAGCTCCGCGtgggagcagaagcagcacgCGCCATGCTGAGATGAGGGCAGGGACGTACAGGCCGGGCTGAACGTGCcccctgagcacagctgctgccagttatccCCTCCTCAGCCCGTGTGCCAGTGGGGAACATccagaagcagaacagcaggGCCACGGGAGAAACAGGGACAGGGCAGTTTgcttgcaaaaagaaaagaagcgaTGGACACATCCACACACGTGAGCACAGACCCGAGCAAAGCCATGGAAACTGGGAGTCGGGAGAAGAGGGGAACGTCTGGCGAAGGGCACACGGTGCAGGGGGAGGAGGGCTGTGCGGTGGAAGGGGAGCAGGGCCGGTTCTAAGGCAGAGAGCAGGGTCATACCCAAAGAGAATGAGAGGTGGCTTGgagcaggaaggggaggagTCTTGCGATGCTTGGAGTGAAATGCAACATAAAGGAAATAGGGGAACAAACAATCTGTGGGGATTTCACCATCTTAGGCTAAACTGAAAGAAGGGCAGGAGGACGGCTCTGCCCCCGAGCACAGCAGTGGGACCGATGCtttgggagagaaggaaaggaaccCACTGTGTGAGTGGGAAAGGGGCTGTGCAACGCGGGACAGCagttcagagcagagctgaagcatCAAAGCAAGCACAGAGCGTGGTCTGAGAACGGGTCTGGTGAGGGAAAAGCAGGGACAAGGCTGTGTGGGGAGCGGGGAGGGATGGCACGTTTGGAGTGCTCGAGTCAGAGCCAGACAACACAGCAGGACGGCCACCAGAGGAGAGGCAGGAGAACAAGCACAGCCTCTGCTTGGTGAATTCTTGGCCTCTACCCTCTACGGACGACCCGGGACACGTGCCAAAGATAGGCATTCCGCAGGGAGCCAGAAGGgacagaagggaggaaaaaaatcacattttcaacTCAAGGAAAAGGAATTCAGCACGGGGAGAACGACAGACGTGTTCTCCAACACAAATGGGAGCGACCAGCCAAGGAGGAGCATCCTCCAGAGCGCGGACAAGGGAGGACGTCTCAGAAACACGGGTAAGAGCAGCTGCAGCGTGCAatgggcagcgcggggccggccGCCCAAGGAGACCTTGAGTGGAGTCAACACAAGACAACCTCTCCTCTGCACCGGTTCAGCTTGAAACGACATTAAACGGCTGTAATTAAACTCACAGAACCCCTTGGAGAATGCAACTAGGGCATGCTTTCGTGTACCCTCAGAGCAGGAGGAACTACCGGAGCCCTTCTGTCCCCTCACTCCTTCCATTGGCACTGCAGGGCGAGCCAACCTGGGAGCACATCTGTGCTTAAAACCAGTGCTGTGGGTTTCTTCCCTGCCTGGAAGGGTTTTAGCCCACAGCAGCTCCCGGATCGGGTTCACCAGGAGGGAGAGAGGGCGCAGCCTGGCACAGAATCCGTTTAATCCAGCACCTCTGCCAAGAGAAGCGTATATGAAACCACAGCCTTATTTTGATGTAGCTAAATAGGTGCCCAGCCAATTCTAATTAACTCCGAAGAAAATGAGTTTAGAATGAAATAAGACCATCAACATCCCATTCTGCTTGGAGAGAAGCTTGTTGCGTGATACCAAAGCTCCTTCACGTCTCCAACAAAACATGCTCTAAAACTGCTGGTGAGAAAGGGGCCAAACGCTGCCTCCAACAGCGAGCCCTGCAAGAGATGCTCAATGAAACTAACACGGATGGATTACAATCACCAAGAGCAAAGGTGCTCTTTATTCCCTATGCCAAACCCCctcactgccctgcagctggaCAGGACACCACCATGCAAACCAGCCTCCAaatcagcacagcagaagacgtctctgctgcaggagaagcacgCTCTGCTCAAGTTAGCACCTAGCTCACTGCACCTGGCAGCCCCCTTGGATTGAGCCAAGACACAACTCTCtcctctgaaatgcagcctgGAAACAACTTCCTTGAGTTGAAGTTCTTTGGGAACAGATCCTTTCTAATGATCATCTACAGAGAAATCCCCCTGCAGTGCCAGGACAacggcagctgcagcacaggccGAGCTGGGC
Proteins encoded in this window:
- the BCORL1 gene encoding BCL-6 corepressor-like protein 1 isoform X2; translated protein: MPADPPSDKQADVPSTCSAAPENEPAGKEKTAPSTGAQGPAVLAEGTLSVVASSCSTSASTPATFTLSRVCFPTSQAPAMHKVPLSFQPGTVLSPSQSLVYIPPPSCGQPLTVATLPSTLGVSSTLTLPVLPSYLPERCVPGIIASPELRSYPYTFSVARPLASDAKVVSVEVNQLSCSSPSGGSGAQAAADGAPSSTAGPAPSSSQPLPAAPCGSAAPSSGTGTQARAPAAPEPHAPGAATSLSPLKSPPQLEREMVSSPECSEMPLDLSSKSNRQKLPPPSQRKTPPMPILTPVHTSGKALLTTVLSKSQRAAQSTGSSVTSCLSTAAPFVIFPEFLRNREQGSWVKNTTLISTIPGTYVGVANPVPASLLLSKDPCVSFSRDPHHLPKQEPISIIDQGEPRSAGVPCGKKANQVGTERQQDPAKRLLHGKVAPGAPLCQSKDISAWNPAQGSVYPRCPVNGKPSNPQLLPLGWSPYHQTPLLSIGISTTGQLPPNPNSSCKPAGTGELPAFLSVQPTEPNAAAQSLPEGLPRLPPAECEAASKSNKGCRPPPKPAEEQDSAVPLNAGPSPQTSTLDAKGGKGKLDNPPKSQEREGPEADSSKEDVVQAEAPQGSCSLKQLDAKPKNQVLAAYLSHDVPVVGQQALRVVPEVPAAPVENQHKEPGCEGSQQPPAAEPLQCTRQVDLCRVKKERVESDVSLPSVTCLRAGAAPQALAEAKLTAAGQVKQESGTRCKSKRQHDGDARQVQKRLKCKAQDGEEPPSKSGSQSVHGWKWRKHHDNLHELSKREGRSGLGSVSDHNSLRVKRKRRRPTKTEFPSPEHRGDSHEEGYLEKKPKNNFRDFIPVVLSSRTRSQSGSVAGSSAGVMGECDVSGQDILPLLEEDEEEEEEEEEEEISLKRRKLRKSHQASRYHSHRARDRSASERSSCHARRSRELPWRVDAPRQLWEPNEEEEDDSHVKRKKRRRQKSRRYQTGEYLTEREEERVGFPHRRRKSKADFRYRKQKEAAQGKGTELRLRSRLSPSPRKSQGRPDFRNGFFLEHSDSSPGQEELEKPSGKRKCKTKHLAGICDEGKAKGRWSQPKTHSPKKPQDSWPLCKSHRVSPGSSPELPTAQHIPPEARRLIVNKNAGETLLQRAARLGYKDVVLYCLQKKSSDVNHRDNAGYTALHEACARGWIDILHILLEHGANVNCSAQDGTRPVHDAVANDNLETMWLLLSYGADPTLATYSGQTAVKLATSDVMKRFLCDYLSDLQGRTDGDPRTAWDFYSSSVLEGKDSIGCDLLLNPPGSSDQEEEEQEPDNFMFEFSDKPLLPSYNLQVSVSRGPCNWFLFSDVLKRLKLSSRIFQARFPHFEIATLPRAEFQRQVALSQVLAQDEVQESPEPAQGAAETVELVHYEPELLQLLGSAVEYEAWSS
- the BCORL1 gene encoding BCL-6 corepressor-like protein 1 isoform X1, which gives rise to MISTAPLYSGVHNWTSTERIRMCGLNEERRAPLSDEESKTSSSQHLGSQEFCVSSSLSKVELTAVSSGGSSAQDASGKVEEKIGPKLEEQPPDPNPNPECVGKTVKDDVQGPLASQGDGRGQEPAAPQAAEQESSSADVAGMPADPPSDKQADVPSTCSAAPENEPAGKEKTAPSTGAQGPAVLAEGTLSVVASSCSTSASTPATFTLSRVCFPTSQAPAMHKVPLSFQPGTVLSPSQSLVYIPPPSCGQPLTVATLPSTLGVSSTLTLPVLPSYLPERCVPGIIASPELRSYPYTFSVARPLASDAKVVSVEVNQLSCSSPSGGSGAQAAADGAPSSTAGPAPSSSQPLPAAPCGSAAPSSGTGTQARAPAAPEPHAPGAATSLSPLKSPPQLEREMVSSPECSEMPLDLSSKSNRQKLPPPSQRKTPPMPILTPVHTSGKALLTTVLSKSQRAAQSTGSSVTSCLSTAAPFVIFPEFLRNREQGSWVKNTTLISTIPGTYVGVANPVPASLLLSKDPCVSFSRDPHHLPKQEPISIIDQGEPRSAGVPCGKKANQVGTERQQDPAKRLLHGKVAPGAPLCQSKDISAWNPAQGSVYPRCPVNGKPSNPQLLPLGWSPYHQTPLLSIGISTTGQLPPNPNSSCKPAGTGELPAFLSVQPTEPNAAAQSLPEGLPRLPPAECEAASKSNKGCRPPPKPAEEQDSAVPLNAGPSPQTSTLDAKGGKGKLDNPPKSQEREGPEADSSKEDVVQAEAPQGSCSLKQLDAKPKNQVLAAYLSHDVPVVGQQALRVVPEVPAAPVENQHKEPGCEGSQQPPAAEPLQCTRQVDLCRVKKERVESDVSLPSVTCLRAGAAPQALAEAKLTAAGQVKQESGTRCKSKRQHDGDARQVQKRLKCKAQDGEEPPSKSGSQSVHGWKWRKHHDNLHELSKREGRSGLGSVSDHNSLRVKRKRRRPTKTEFPSPEHRGDSHEEGYLEKKPKNNFRDFIPVVLSSRTRSQSGSVAGSSAGVMGECDVSGQDILPLLEEDEEEEEEEEEEEISLKRRKLRKSHQASRYHSHRARDRSASERSSCHARRSRELPWRVDAPRQLWEPNEEEEDDSHVKRKKRRRQKSRRYQTGEYLTEREEERVGFPHRRRKSKADFRYRKQKEAAQGKGTELRLRSRLSPSPRKSQGRPDFRNGFFLEHSDSSPGQEELEKPSGKRKCKTKHLAGICDEGKAKGRWSQPKTHSPKKPQDSWPLCKSHRVSPGSSPELPTAQHIPPEARRLIVNKNAGETLLQRAARLGYKDVVLYCLQKKSSDVNHRDNAGYTALHEACARGWIDILHILLEHGANVNCSAQDGTRPVHDAVANDNLETMWLLLSYGADPTLATYSGQTAVKLATSDVMKRFLCDYLSDLQGRTDGDPRTAWDFYSSSVLEGKDSIGCDLLLNPPGSSDQEEEEQEPDNFMFEFSDKPLLPSYNLQVSVSRGPCNWFLFSDVLKRLKLSSRIFQARFPHFEIATLPRAEFQRQVALSQVLAQDEVQESPEPAQGAAETVELVHYEPELLQLLGSAVEYEAWSS